Proteins from a single region of Sylvia atricapilla isolate bSylAtr1 chromosome 9, bSylAtr1.pri, whole genome shotgun sequence:
- the KANK4 gene encoding KN motif and ankyrin repeat domain-containing protein 4 isoform X2, which yields MEKTEDGQSPKPDGDREQPRSLPYSLETPYGFHLDLDFLKYVDDIEKGNTIRRVHIHRRAKQPKFNTLPRNFSLPENGSRGCSAASPSKSWTSTCSFPQRKASLGEEPPRALLPAEEPSYRRKALLAETRRQAELGWPHDALRARPQLLRASSMPDALPPGHSPPAGPSALRSPPQRCHEQGGSENTSRLNSDGSAVTPPREMSSERDGSLGHPGGVVPGLGSGQPLRLNQQLQVVMESGGEEGDAADAASDVARSEAAPPAALQLREEKVSPAERGLSVSETALNVLKEGEESNVQAGGDKERSVPQAPDAAEPGGITALKQHVADLEEQLAKKKEELEQVRAMLEQQDHEIQEKEKSIKLLASSKAQLEEQLCQEKSKEAELRGGRALQCLDAAVNTEPSQVTGLRQDKGINVNIPLSTRSIGCGVHRADNSSAQAVEVGTCREQGMPGTPAEGRSGEASMEAGLPAPCFTRLQIHEHPSDDNQNHQNPLGTNAAESKAGFGEDKPGEGLQEEGAPGHEDLPAVDPIGQYVKKIQELLQEQWLCLEHGYPELASAIKQPASKLSSIQNQLVNSLNSLLSAYSSQGPVDKENSNTHYQQLENSPTTSLKSIMKKKGYGFHAGGNGTKKNLQFVGVNGGYESTSSEDTSCDDSATDGDTETEGRAGDVEPEQAARESKEASSGVQREDGDDDDGEQEASAGAAPCSQHQAHRCKPSEDFLAACQLLSEHLPEIRSTSNKHLQHVLGSISQEWFQVSSHKSSSPEVVAAYLEVLGDIQPQLLETVVNLPDRNGNTALHYSVSHSNFPVAKLLLDTGVCCLDLQNRAGYTAVMLTPLAAPETRQDMEVVMRLLKEGNVNLRAAQGGQTALMLGVSHDRDDMVRALLACQADVNLQDEEGTTALMVACRQGNADIVRLLLAQPGCQVTLTDKGGNSALSLAHGDIAALLRAHIELSPSVSV from the exons ATGGAGAAGACAGAAG ATGGCCAGTCACCCAAACCCGACGGGGACAGGGAACAGCCCCGCAGCCTCCCCTACTCCCTGGAGACACCTTACGGCTTCCACTTGGACCTGGACTTCCTGAAGTACGTGGATGACATCGAGAAAGGCAACACCATCCGGAGGGTCCACATCCACCGCCGAGCCAAGCAGCCCAAATTCAACACCCTGCCCCGAAACTTCAGCCTGCCCGAGAACGGCTCCCGCGGCTGCTCCGCCGCCTCTCCCAGCAAGAGCTGGACCTCGACCTGCTCCTTCCCGCAGCGAAAGGCATCCCTGGGGGAAGAACCCCCCCGAGCCCTGCTGCCCGCCGAGGAGCCGAGCTACCGGAGGAAAGCGCTGCTGGCGGAGACGCGGCGGCAGGCGGAGCTGGGCTGGCCGCACGATGCTCTGCGGGCGCGGCCGCAGCTGCTGCGAGCCTCCAGCATGCCCGACGCGCTGCCCCCCGGCCACAGCCCCCCGGCTGGACCCTCGGCCCTCCGGAGCCCTCCGCAGCGCTGCCACGAGCAGGGCGGCTCCGAAAACACCTCCCGGCTCAACTCGGACGGCAGCGCGGTGACCCCGCCGCGGGAGATGAGCTCGGAGCGGGACGGCTCCTTAGGGCATCCCGGAGGGGTTGTGCCGGGGCTGGGCTCCGGGCAGCCCCTCCGGCTgaaccagcagctgcaggtggtgATGGAGAGCGGGGGCGAGGAGGGCGATGCCGCTGATGCTGCCTCCGACGTGGCCAGGAGCGAAGCAGCACCGCCGGCTGCCCTGCAGCTGAGAGAGGAGAAGGTGAGCCCTGCGGAAAGGGGGCTGAGCGTGAGTGAGACGGCTCTGAATGTGCTGAAGGAAGGCGAGGAGAGCAATGTCCAGGCTGGAGGGGATAAGGAGCGAAGTGTTCCCCAGGCTCCTGACGCTGCAGAGCCCGGCGGGATCACGGCGCTGAAGCAGCACGTCGCTgacctggaggagcagctggccAAGAAGAAAGAGGAGCTCGAGCAGGTCAGGGCaatgctggagcagcaggatcaCGAGAtccaggagaaggagaaaagcattAAGCTGCTGGCCAGCTCCAAAGCCcagctggaagagcagctgtgccaggagaaaTCCAAAGAGGCTGAGCTGCGGGGCGGCAGggccctgcagtgcctggaTGCTGCCGTGAACACGGAGCCCTCACAGGTGACAGGCCTCAGGCAGGACAAAGGCATCAACGTCAACATCCCACTCTCCACCAGATCCATCGGCTGCGGCGTGCACAGGGCAGACAACAGCAGCGCTCAGGCCGTGGAGGTGGGGAcgtgcagggagcagggaatgccTGGCACTCCAGCAGAGGGACGTTCAGGTGAAGCCAGCATGGAGGCTGGACTTCCTGCCCCATGCTTCACCCGGCTGCAGATCCACGAGCACCCCAGCGATGACAACCAGAACCACCAGAACCCCCTCGGCACAAACGCAGCCGAAAGCAAGGCGGGCTTTGGAGAAGATAAAcctggggaagggctgcaggaggaaggtgcCCCTGGCCACGAGGACCTGCCAGCTGTTGACCCCATTGGCCAATATGTCAAAAAgatccaggagctcctgcaggagcagtggctgTGTTTGGAGCACGGGTACCCCGAGCTGGCCAGCGCTATCAAGCAGCCGGCCTCCAAGCTCAGCTCCATCCAGAACCAACTGGTTAATTCCCTAAactccctgctctctgcctaCTCCTCCCAAGGGCCCGTGGATAAGGAGAATTCCAACACACACTATCAACAGTTGG AAAACTCTCCAACCACAAGTCTTAAATCCatcatgaaaaagaaaggttATGGTTTCCATGCAGGAGGCAATGGGACCAAAAAGAATCTCCAGTTTGTTGGGGTAAATGGTGG CTACGAGAGCACGTCAAGCGAAGACACGAGCTGTGATGACAGCGCGACCGACGGCGACACCGAGACCGAGGGCAGAGCCGGGGACGTGGAGCCTGAGCAGGCTGCAAGGGAGAGCAAAGAGGCTTCCTCAGGGGTGCAGCGTGaggatggtgatgatgatgatggtgagCAGGAGgcatcagcaggagcagcaccctgCTCTCAGCACCAGGCTCACAG ATGCAAACCCTCCGAAGATTTCCttgctgcctgccagctcctCAGTGAACACCTCCCAGAAATCAGGAGCACAAGCAACAAGCATCTG CAGCACGTCCTCGGCTCCATCTCCCAGGAGTGGTTCCAGGTGTCCAGCCACAAGTCTTCCAGCCCAGAGGTGGTGGCAGCGtacctggaggtgctgggggacatccagccccagctcctggagacTGTGGTGAACCTGCCTGACAGGAACGGCAACACGGCTCTCCACTACAGCGTGTCCCACTCCAACTTCCCGGTGGCaaagctcctgctggacacGG GCGTGTGCTGCCTGGACCTGCAGAACCGTGCTGGCTACACGGCTGTGATGCTCACGCCGCTGGCGGCCCCCGAAACCCGCCAGGACATGGAGGTGGTGATGAGGCTGCTGAAGGAGGGAAATGTCAACCTGAGAGCTGCCCAG GGCGGCCAGACCGCGCTGATGCTGGGGGTCAGCCATGACAGGGACGACATGGTGCGAGCCCTGCTGGCCTGCCAGGCCGATGTCAACCTGCAGGACGAGGAGGGGACCACGGCCCTGATGGTGGCCTGTCGCCAGGGCAACGCTGACATCgtcaggctgctcctggcccagcctggctgccaggTCACGCTGACAGACAAG GGCGGGAACTCGGCGCTGTCGCTGGCCCACGGGGACATCGCCGCGCTCCTGCGAGCGCACATCGAGCTCAGCCCGTCCGTGTCGGTGTGA
- the KANK4 gene encoding KN motif and ankyrin repeat domain-containing protein 4 isoform X1, which produces MEKTEADGQSPKPDGDREQPRSLPYSLETPYGFHLDLDFLKYVDDIEKGNTIRRVHIHRRAKQPKFNTLPRNFSLPENGSRGCSAASPSKSWTSTCSFPQRKASLGEEPPRALLPAEEPSYRRKALLAETRRQAELGWPHDALRARPQLLRASSMPDALPPGHSPPAGPSALRSPPQRCHEQGGSENTSRLNSDGSAVTPPREMSSERDGSLGHPGGVVPGLGSGQPLRLNQQLQVVMESGGEEGDAADAASDVARSEAAPPAALQLREEKVSPAERGLSVSETALNVLKEGEESNVQAGGDKERSVPQAPDAAEPGGITALKQHVADLEEQLAKKKEELEQVRAMLEQQDHEIQEKEKSIKLLASSKAQLEEQLCQEKSKEAELRGGRALQCLDAAVNTEPSQVTGLRQDKGINVNIPLSTRSIGCGVHRADNSSAQAVEVGTCREQGMPGTPAEGRSGEASMEAGLPAPCFTRLQIHEHPSDDNQNHQNPLGTNAAESKAGFGEDKPGEGLQEEGAPGHEDLPAVDPIGQYVKKIQELLQEQWLCLEHGYPELASAIKQPASKLSSIQNQLVNSLNSLLSAYSSQGPVDKENSNTHYQQLENSPTTSLKSIMKKKGYGFHAGGNGTKKNLQFVGVNGGYESTSSEDTSCDDSATDGDTETEGRAGDVEPEQAARESKEASSGVQREDGDDDDGEQEASAGAAPCSQHQAHRCKPSEDFLAACQLLSEHLPEIRSTSNKHLQHVLGSISQEWFQVSSHKSSSPEVVAAYLEVLGDIQPQLLETVVNLPDRNGNTALHYSVSHSNFPVAKLLLDTGVCCLDLQNRAGYTAVMLTPLAAPETRQDMEVVMRLLKEGNVNLRAAQGGQTALMLGVSHDRDDMVRALLACQADVNLQDEEGTTALMVACRQGNADIVRLLLAQPGCQVTLTDKGGNSALSLAHGDIAALLRAHIELSPSVSV; this is translated from the exons ATGGAGAAGACAGAAG CAGATGGCCAGTCACCCAAACCCGACGGGGACAGGGAACAGCCCCGCAGCCTCCCCTACTCCCTGGAGACACCTTACGGCTTCCACTTGGACCTGGACTTCCTGAAGTACGTGGATGACATCGAGAAAGGCAACACCATCCGGAGGGTCCACATCCACCGCCGAGCCAAGCAGCCCAAATTCAACACCCTGCCCCGAAACTTCAGCCTGCCCGAGAACGGCTCCCGCGGCTGCTCCGCCGCCTCTCCCAGCAAGAGCTGGACCTCGACCTGCTCCTTCCCGCAGCGAAAGGCATCCCTGGGGGAAGAACCCCCCCGAGCCCTGCTGCCCGCCGAGGAGCCGAGCTACCGGAGGAAAGCGCTGCTGGCGGAGACGCGGCGGCAGGCGGAGCTGGGCTGGCCGCACGATGCTCTGCGGGCGCGGCCGCAGCTGCTGCGAGCCTCCAGCATGCCCGACGCGCTGCCCCCCGGCCACAGCCCCCCGGCTGGACCCTCGGCCCTCCGGAGCCCTCCGCAGCGCTGCCACGAGCAGGGCGGCTCCGAAAACACCTCCCGGCTCAACTCGGACGGCAGCGCGGTGACCCCGCCGCGGGAGATGAGCTCGGAGCGGGACGGCTCCTTAGGGCATCCCGGAGGGGTTGTGCCGGGGCTGGGCTCCGGGCAGCCCCTCCGGCTgaaccagcagctgcaggtggtgATGGAGAGCGGGGGCGAGGAGGGCGATGCCGCTGATGCTGCCTCCGACGTGGCCAGGAGCGAAGCAGCACCGCCGGCTGCCCTGCAGCTGAGAGAGGAGAAGGTGAGCCCTGCGGAAAGGGGGCTGAGCGTGAGTGAGACGGCTCTGAATGTGCTGAAGGAAGGCGAGGAGAGCAATGTCCAGGCTGGAGGGGATAAGGAGCGAAGTGTTCCCCAGGCTCCTGACGCTGCAGAGCCCGGCGGGATCACGGCGCTGAAGCAGCACGTCGCTgacctggaggagcagctggccAAGAAGAAAGAGGAGCTCGAGCAGGTCAGGGCaatgctggagcagcaggatcaCGAGAtccaggagaaggagaaaagcattAAGCTGCTGGCCAGCTCCAAAGCCcagctggaagagcagctgtgccaggagaaaTCCAAAGAGGCTGAGCTGCGGGGCGGCAGggccctgcagtgcctggaTGCTGCCGTGAACACGGAGCCCTCACAGGTGACAGGCCTCAGGCAGGACAAAGGCATCAACGTCAACATCCCACTCTCCACCAGATCCATCGGCTGCGGCGTGCACAGGGCAGACAACAGCAGCGCTCAGGCCGTGGAGGTGGGGAcgtgcagggagcagggaatgccTGGCACTCCAGCAGAGGGACGTTCAGGTGAAGCCAGCATGGAGGCTGGACTTCCTGCCCCATGCTTCACCCGGCTGCAGATCCACGAGCACCCCAGCGATGACAACCAGAACCACCAGAACCCCCTCGGCACAAACGCAGCCGAAAGCAAGGCGGGCTTTGGAGAAGATAAAcctggggaagggctgcaggaggaaggtgcCCCTGGCCACGAGGACCTGCCAGCTGTTGACCCCATTGGCCAATATGTCAAAAAgatccaggagctcctgcaggagcagtggctgTGTTTGGAGCACGGGTACCCCGAGCTGGCCAGCGCTATCAAGCAGCCGGCCTCCAAGCTCAGCTCCATCCAGAACCAACTGGTTAATTCCCTAAactccctgctctctgcctaCTCCTCCCAAGGGCCCGTGGATAAGGAGAATTCCAACACACACTATCAACAGTTGG AAAACTCTCCAACCACAAGTCTTAAATCCatcatgaaaaagaaaggttATGGTTTCCATGCAGGAGGCAATGGGACCAAAAAGAATCTCCAGTTTGTTGGGGTAAATGGTGG CTACGAGAGCACGTCAAGCGAAGACACGAGCTGTGATGACAGCGCGACCGACGGCGACACCGAGACCGAGGGCAGAGCCGGGGACGTGGAGCCTGAGCAGGCTGCAAGGGAGAGCAAAGAGGCTTCCTCAGGGGTGCAGCGTGaggatggtgatgatgatgatggtgagCAGGAGgcatcagcaggagcagcaccctgCTCTCAGCACCAGGCTCACAG ATGCAAACCCTCCGAAGATTTCCttgctgcctgccagctcctCAGTGAACACCTCCCAGAAATCAGGAGCACAAGCAACAAGCATCTG CAGCACGTCCTCGGCTCCATCTCCCAGGAGTGGTTCCAGGTGTCCAGCCACAAGTCTTCCAGCCCAGAGGTGGTGGCAGCGtacctggaggtgctgggggacatccagccccagctcctggagacTGTGGTGAACCTGCCTGACAGGAACGGCAACACGGCTCTCCACTACAGCGTGTCCCACTCCAACTTCCCGGTGGCaaagctcctgctggacacGG GCGTGTGCTGCCTGGACCTGCAGAACCGTGCTGGCTACACGGCTGTGATGCTCACGCCGCTGGCGGCCCCCGAAACCCGCCAGGACATGGAGGTGGTGATGAGGCTGCTGAAGGAGGGAAATGTCAACCTGAGAGCTGCCCAG GGCGGCCAGACCGCGCTGATGCTGGGGGTCAGCCATGACAGGGACGACATGGTGCGAGCCCTGCTGGCCTGCCAGGCCGATGTCAACCTGCAGGACGAGGAGGGGACCACGGCCCTGATGGTGGCCTGTCGCCAGGGCAACGCTGACATCgtcaggctgctcctggcccagcctggctgccaggTCACGCTGACAGACAAG GGCGGGAACTCGGCGCTGTCGCTGGCCCACGGGGACATCGCCGCGCTCCTGCGAGCGCACATCGAGCTCAGCCCGTCCGTGTCGGTGTGA
- the KANK4 gene encoding KN motif and ankyrin repeat domain-containing protein 4 isoform X3 → MEKTEADGQSPKPDGDREQPRSLPYSLETPYGFHLDLDFLKYVDDIEKGNTIRRVHIHRRAKQPKFNTLPRNFSLPENGSRGCSAASPSKSWTSTCSFPQRKASLGEEPPRALLPAEEPSYRRKALLAETRRQAELGWPHDALRARPQLLRASSMPDALPPGHSPPAGPSALRSPPQRCHEQGGSENTSRLNSDGSAVTPPREMSSERDGSLGHPGGVVPGLGSGQPLRLNQQLQVVMESGGEEGDAADAASDVARSEAAPPAALQLREEKVSPAERGLSVSETALNVLKEGEESNVQAGGDKERSVPQAPDAAEPGGITALKQHVADLEEQLAKKKEELEQVRAMLEQQDHEIQEKEKSIKLLASSKAQLEEQLCQEKSKEAELRGGRALQCLDAAVNTEPSQVTGLRQDKGINVNIPLSTRSIGCGVHRADNSSAQAVEVGTCREQGMPGTPAEGRSGEASMEAGLPAPCFTRLQIHEHPSDDNQNHQNPLGTNAAESKAGFGEDKPGEGLQEEGAPGHEDLPAVDPIGQYVKKIQELLQEQWLCLEHGYPELASAIKQPASKLSSIQNQLVNSLNSLLSAYSSQGPVDKENSNTHYQQLENSPTTSLKSIMKKKGYGFHAGGNGTKKNLQFVGVNGGYESTSSEDTSCDDSATDGDTETEGRAGDVEPEQAARESKEASSGVQREDGDDDDGEQEASAGAAPCSQHQAHRCKPSEDFLAACQLLSEHLPEIRSTSNKHLHVLGSISQEWFQVSSHKSSSPEVVAAYLEVLGDIQPQLLETVVNLPDRNGNTALHYSVSHSNFPVAKLLLDTGVCCLDLQNRAGYTAVMLTPLAAPETRQDMEVVMRLLKEGNVNLRAAQGGQTALMLGVSHDRDDMVRALLACQADVNLQDEEGTTALMVACRQGNADIVRLLLAQPGCQVTLTDKGGNSALSLAHGDIAALLRAHIELSPSVSV, encoded by the exons ATGGAGAAGACAGAAG CAGATGGCCAGTCACCCAAACCCGACGGGGACAGGGAACAGCCCCGCAGCCTCCCCTACTCCCTGGAGACACCTTACGGCTTCCACTTGGACCTGGACTTCCTGAAGTACGTGGATGACATCGAGAAAGGCAACACCATCCGGAGGGTCCACATCCACCGCCGAGCCAAGCAGCCCAAATTCAACACCCTGCCCCGAAACTTCAGCCTGCCCGAGAACGGCTCCCGCGGCTGCTCCGCCGCCTCTCCCAGCAAGAGCTGGACCTCGACCTGCTCCTTCCCGCAGCGAAAGGCATCCCTGGGGGAAGAACCCCCCCGAGCCCTGCTGCCCGCCGAGGAGCCGAGCTACCGGAGGAAAGCGCTGCTGGCGGAGACGCGGCGGCAGGCGGAGCTGGGCTGGCCGCACGATGCTCTGCGGGCGCGGCCGCAGCTGCTGCGAGCCTCCAGCATGCCCGACGCGCTGCCCCCCGGCCACAGCCCCCCGGCTGGACCCTCGGCCCTCCGGAGCCCTCCGCAGCGCTGCCACGAGCAGGGCGGCTCCGAAAACACCTCCCGGCTCAACTCGGACGGCAGCGCGGTGACCCCGCCGCGGGAGATGAGCTCGGAGCGGGACGGCTCCTTAGGGCATCCCGGAGGGGTTGTGCCGGGGCTGGGCTCCGGGCAGCCCCTCCGGCTgaaccagcagctgcaggtggtgATGGAGAGCGGGGGCGAGGAGGGCGATGCCGCTGATGCTGCCTCCGACGTGGCCAGGAGCGAAGCAGCACCGCCGGCTGCCCTGCAGCTGAGAGAGGAGAAGGTGAGCCCTGCGGAAAGGGGGCTGAGCGTGAGTGAGACGGCTCTGAATGTGCTGAAGGAAGGCGAGGAGAGCAATGTCCAGGCTGGAGGGGATAAGGAGCGAAGTGTTCCCCAGGCTCCTGACGCTGCAGAGCCCGGCGGGATCACGGCGCTGAAGCAGCACGTCGCTgacctggaggagcagctggccAAGAAGAAAGAGGAGCTCGAGCAGGTCAGGGCaatgctggagcagcaggatcaCGAGAtccaggagaaggagaaaagcattAAGCTGCTGGCCAGCTCCAAAGCCcagctggaagagcagctgtgccaggagaaaTCCAAAGAGGCTGAGCTGCGGGGCGGCAGggccctgcagtgcctggaTGCTGCCGTGAACACGGAGCCCTCACAGGTGACAGGCCTCAGGCAGGACAAAGGCATCAACGTCAACATCCCACTCTCCACCAGATCCATCGGCTGCGGCGTGCACAGGGCAGACAACAGCAGCGCTCAGGCCGTGGAGGTGGGGAcgtgcagggagcagggaatgccTGGCACTCCAGCAGAGGGACGTTCAGGTGAAGCCAGCATGGAGGCTGGACTTCCTGCCCCATGCTTCACCCGGCTGCAGATCCACGAGCACCCCAGCGATGACAACCAGAACCACCAGAACCCCCTCGGCACAAACGCAGCCGAAAGCAAGGCGGGCTTTGGAGAAGATAAAcctggggaagggctgcaggaggaaggtgcCCCTGGCCACGAGGACCTGCCAGCTGTTGACCCCATTGGCCAATATGTCAAAAAgatccaggagctcctgcaggagcagtggctgTGTTTGGAGCACGGGTACCCCGAGCTGGCCAGCGCTATCAAGCAGCCGGCCTCCAAGCTCAGCTCCATCCAGAACCAACTGGTTAATTCCCTAAactccctgctctctgcctaCTCCTCCCAAGGGCCCGTGGATAAGGAGAATTCCAACACACACTATCAACAGTTGG AAAACTCTCCAACCACAAGTCTTAAATCCatcatgaaaaagaaaggttATGGTTTCCATGCAGGAGGCAATGGGACCAAAAAGAATCTCCAGTTTGTTGGGGTAAATGGTGG CTACGAGAGCACGTCAAGCGAAGACACGAGCTGTGATGACAGCGCGACCGACGGCGACACCGAGACCGAGGGCAGAGCCGGGGACGTGGAGCCTGAGCAGGCTGCAAGGGAGAGCAAAGAGGCTTCCTCAGGGGTGCAGCGTGaggatggtgatgatgatgatggtgagCAGGAGgcatcagcaggagcagcaccctgCTCTCAGCACCAGGCTCACAG ATGCAAACCCTCCGAAGATTTCCttgctgcctgccagctcctCAGTGAACACCTCCCAGAAATCAGGAGCACAAGCAACAAGCATCTG CACGTCCTCGGCTCCATCTCCCAGGAGTGGTTCCAGGTGTCCAGCCACAAGTCTTCCAGCCCAGAGGTGGTGGCAGCGtacctggaggtgctgggggacatccagccccagctcctggagacTGTGGTGAACCTGCCTGACAGGAACGGCAACACGGCTCTCCACTACAGCGTGTCCCACTCCAACTTCCCGGTGGCaaagctcctgctggacacGG GCGTGTGCTGCCTGGACCTGCAGAACCGTGCTGGCTACACGGCTGTGATGCTCACGCCGCTGGCGGCCCCCGAAACCCGCCAGGACATGGAGGTGGTGATGAGGCTGCTGAAGGAGGGAAATGTCAACCTGAGAGCTGCCCAG GGCGGCCAGACCGCGCTGATGCTGGGGGTCAGCCATGACAGGGACGACATGGTGCGAGCCCTGCTGGCCTGCCAGGCCGATGTCAACCTGCAGGACGAGGAGGGGACCACGGCCCTGATGGTGGCCTGTCGCCAGGGCAACGCTGACATCgtcaggctgctcctggcccagcctggctgccaggTCACGCTGACAGACAAG GGCGGGAACTCGGCGCTGTCGCTGGCCCACGGGGACATCGCCGCGCTCCTGCGAGCGCACATCGAGCTCAGCCCGTCCGTGTCGGTGTGA